TGTTGCGATCTTCATCCAAGTCTTCGGGCTCTCCAGCGACGCAGAATGGCTTCGCCAACAGCTCTCAAAAGCCCCAAATGGTCCAGAAAACGCCACAGGTAGCAACAGCATCGCTACCACCGCCGCCCATTGTCATTGATGGAAATATGGCTCTAAAAGGCAGGGTCTTTGCCATCACCGGCGGTGCAAGCGGCATTGGCCTGGCCACTGCGCAGGTTCTGTCAAGACGAGGAGCAACGGTTTGCATCGCCGACGTAGATCCAGAAGCAATGAAGGCTGCTGAAGTATATTTCACTTCGCTGCAAGTTCCTCACATGGTCACAAGAGTGGACGTttccaagagaagagaggtcGATGCCTGGATCGAGTCGATTGTCAAGGCCCACGGCCGGCTGGACGGTGCTGCCAACGTAGCAGGAGTTATCGGGAAATACCACGGCGTCTCGCCAGTTTCAGAGCTCGACGATGACGAGTGGGATAGAATCATCGGCGTCAACCTTACCGGAACCATGTACTGTATGAGAGCCGAACTGAGGAATATGAACGACCGCGGTTCCATCGTCAATGTTTCTTCTATCCACGGATTAAAGGGTGAGCTTTGTTTCCGTcatattaaaaaaaggagcaATGAGATTTTCGCTAACGCAGTATTTGTAGGATTTGCCAGGCATGGCGCCTACGACGCAAGCAAGCACGGCATTGTTGGTCTCACGCGAGCCGCTGCCCTTGAGAATGGAGAGCGAGAAATCCGCGTCAACAGCGTTGCTCCCGGCGCCATTTACACGCCATTGATGCAGAAGAACTGGGACTTTTCGGGCCGGCCAAAAGACGCTGCCTTTGACGATCCCACGGCCTTTCAGCGACAAGGCACAGCGGAGGAGACGGCGAATGTGATTGCTTTCCTGCTGGGCCCAGAGAGCACGTTTGTGAGCGGGAGCGTATACAAGGTGGATGGAGCCTGGATTTAACCACGCTGGCTGATGCTATGGAGAGGAGAATCCTTTGGTGAAGTGGCCAGGCGTGGCTTTGCATTGTATTGCGGCGTTACATTGCTGGTGgaccattttttttttctcttatttattctttttccaaGACTTGGAGTGGCATTCTGTCTTTTGCTGATATAGGAAGATTCAATTAATATACAAAATTCTTCGCATGTATCCAGGCTAGCTCGCAGATAGAAGAGGCAAGATCTGGTCTAATGCATCTCTCCCGTCTTGTTATGGAATTGTTCCAGAATTATTCGGCCAAATAGGCAATTCGGCAAGTTGCCGCCGCTGAATCAAA
This portion of the Trichoderma atroviride chromosome 6, complete sequence genome encodes:
- a CDS encoding uncharacterized protein (EggNog:ENOG41), whose protein sequence is MGNSKSVLRSSSKSSGSPATQNGFANSSQKPQMVQKTPQVATASLPPPPIVIDGNMALKGRVFAITGGASGIGLATAQVLSRRGATVCIADVDPEAMKAAEVYFTSLQVPHMVTRVDVSKRREVDAWIESIVKAHGRLDGAANVAGVIGKYHGVSPVSELDDDEWDRIIGVNLTGTMYCMRAELRNMNDRGSIVNVSSIHGLKGFARHGAYDASKHGIVGLTRAAALENGEREIRVNSVAPGAIYTPLMQKNWDFSGRPKDAAFDDPTAFQRQGTAEETANVIAFLLGPESTFVSGSVYKVDGAWI